One Desulfovibrio fairfieldensis genomic window carries:
- a CDS encoding permease, producing the protein MWYFGIGIAALALWWAAYSVIAPLSQWLAYDLFSIGKGTPLGDSVEFFFYDTAKILLLLVLMVYVIGWLRAAMHVERVRDYLAGKGRGIGYVLGAGFGAVTPFCSCSSIPLFLGFTTARIPLGITMAFLITSPLINEIAVVLLWGLLGWKFTVIYVVVGMVAGIAGGIIMDALRAERWLQPFLLDAMKNASARAAVVEAGEAPKMGLMERHVFAYAETSNIFKKVWLWVVVGVGLGAALHGFVPQEWFTENLGAGQWWSVPAAVAIGIPLYTNVTGIIPIMESLLLKGLPLGTTLAFCMSTVAVSLPEVLMLKQVMRWKLLAVFLGLLLAIFTLAGWLFNVLQVNIF; encoded by the coding sequence ATGTGGTATTTCGGAATCGGCATTGCGGCCCTTGCGCTGTGGTGGGCGGCGTATTCAGTCATTGCGCCCCTTTCACAATGGCTGGCCTATGATCTTTTTTCTATCGGCAAGGGAACGCCATTGGGTGATTCCGTCGAATTCTTTTTCTATGACACGGCAAAGATCCTCTTGCTGCTCGTTCTTATGGTCTATGTCATCGGCTGGCTGCGGGCCGCGATGCACGTTGAGCGGGTCCGGGACTATCTGGCGGGGAAAGGCCGGGGCATCGGCTATGTCCTGGGGGCAGGATTCGGGGCTGTTACGCCGTTCTGCTCCTGTTCCAGCATCCCTCTTTTCCTGGGCTTCACCACAGCCCGGATTCCCCTGGGCATAACCATGGCCTTTCTGATCACCTCGCCGCTGATCAATGAAATCGCCGTGGTCCTGTTGTGGGGACTTCTGGGCTGGAAGTTCACGGTCATTTATGTGGTGGTGGGCATGGTTGCGGGCATTGCGGGCGGAATCATCATGGACGCGCTCCGCGCGGAACGCTGGCTGCAACCCTTTTTGTTGGACGCCATGAAGAATGCGTCTGCCCGGGCAGCCGTTGTGGAAGCGGGCGAAGCTCCGAAGATGGGCCTCATGGAACGCCATGTGTTCGCCTATGCCGAAACGAGCAATATTTTCAAAAAAGTATGGCTGTGGGTTGTCGTCGGCGTGGGCCTCGGCGCCGCGCTGCACGGTTTTGTGCCGCAGGAGTGGTTTACGGAAAACCTGGGCGCGGGCCAATGGTGGTCCGTCCCCGCGGCCGTGGCTATCGGCATTCCGCTGTACACCAATGTCACGGGCATCATTCCGATAATGGAAAGCCTGCTGCTCAAGGGCCTGCCTCTGGGCACAACGTTGGCCTTCTGCATGAGCACCGTGGCGGTCAGTCTGCCGGAAGTGCTCATGCTCAAGCAGGTCATGCGCTGGAAGCTGCTGGCCGTCTTTCTGGGCCTGCTGCTGGCTATCTTCACGCTTGCGGGCTGGCTGTTCAATGTCCTTCAGGTGAACATTTTTTAA
- a CDS encoding thioredoxin family protein codes for MVIKVVGTGCARCAEAENVVSTAVRETGGTAAVEKVTDLRLSPHESACCKAAFSRTAALQRKN; via the coding sequence ATGGTCATCAAGGTCGTCGGCACCGGCTGCGCCCGGTGCGCGGAAGCGGAAAACGTCGTCAGCACCGCCGTCCGGGAAACGGGCGGCACGGCCGCAGTGGAAAAGGTCACGGATCTTAGGCTCAGCCCTCATGAAAGCGCCTGCTGCAAAGCCGCCTTTTCCCGCACAGCGGCGTTGCAAAGAAAAAATTGA
- a CDS encoding protoporphyrinogen/coproporphyrinogen oxidase encodes MRDAIIVGGGIAGMPAAWRLRHSDIIALEAGNRIGGRLRSERRGKYWLNWGGHVFGGEGSYADKLLKEVGVDALDLPGSFSALSFKGKTLNGGNVNLYPFKLPLSWGTRWEIVKAGLKVMKAVKAYGRVNKPRKGEDYRVRQQRIYDFMADKTFAEFTGPLSPDADAFFRPTVSRSSGDPEEISAGAGVGYFLLVWDKGAGLARNIVGGAATLPQAIGDKLGDKLKMGAEVLQVVQHNDHVEVTWRQDGKEHTEKARYCVMTTPATITHRVTKGLDPVVYDALGKIKYGHYVSAAFLTNETGRHAWDDVYAYCTPQRSFNIAFNMSNLVRSMEGGERAPGSSFMVFSPATLARNLINLPDEKVLEIYRKDLEEVFPGFGNIVVEQSVQKFHDGLAYCFPGRNKVQPMLMRAPNRIYLAGDYLGSWYTETAIQTGLLAGEDINSKLYTDKLLPDNGFSY; translated from the coding sequence ATGAGAGACGCGATTATTGTTGGTGGGGGCATTGCGGGTATGCCTGCCGCCTGGAGGTTACGGCACAGCGATATCATCGCTCTGGAAGCCGGCAACCGCATCGGCGGGCGGTTGCGTTCCGAGCGGCGGGGCAAATACTGGCTGAACTGGGGCGGGCACGTCTTCGGCGGCGAGGGCTCCTATGCGGACAAATTGCTCAAGGAAGTCGGCGTGGACGCCTTGGACCTGCCCGGCTCCTTCTCGGCCCTGTCCTTCAAGGGGAAGACGCTCAACGGCGGCAATGTGAATCTCTATCCCTTCAAGCTGCCGCTTTCCTGGGGAACGCGCTGGGAGATCGTCAAGGCCGGTCTCAAGGTCATGAAGGCGGTCAAGGCTTACGGCAGGGTCAACAAGCCGCGCAAGGGCGAGGATTACCGCGTGCGCCAGCAGCGCATCTATGATTTCATGGCTGACAAAACTTTTGCGGAATTCACGGGCCCCCTGTCGCCGGATGCGGATGCGTTTTTCCGGCCCACAGTCTCGCGTTCCTCGGGCGATCCGGAGGAAATCTCCGCCGGAGCGGGCGTAGGTTATTTCCTGCTCGTCTGGGACAAGGGCGCGGGTCTGGCCCGCAATATCGTGGGCGGCGCCGCCACTCTGCCGCAGGCCATCGGCGACAAGCTCGGCGACAAACTTAAGATGGGCGCGGAAGTGCTGCAGGTCGTCCAGCACAATGACCATGTGGAAGTGACCTGGCGGCAGGACGGCAAGGAACATACCGAAAAGGCGCGCTACTGCGTCATGACCACGCCCGCCACCATCACCCACCGGGTAACCAAAGGCCTCGACCCTGTGGTCTACGACGCCCTCGGAAAAATCAAATACGGTCATTATGTTTCCGCGGCCTTCCTGACCAACGAGACGGGGCGCCATGCCTGGGATGACGTCTATGCCTACTGCACGCCGCAGCGTTCTTTCAACATCGCCTTCAACATGTCCAACTTGGTACGCTCCATGGAGGGCGGCGAACGTGCGCCCGGCTCCTCCTTCATGGTCTTCTCTCCTGCCACGCTGGCCCGCAACCTCATCAACCTGCCGGACGAGAAAGTACTGGAAATCTACCGCAAGGACCTGGAGGAAGTCTTTCCCGGATTCGGCAATATCGTGGTGGAGCAGTCGGTGCAGAAATTCCATGATGGTCTGGCCTACTGCTTCCCCGGCCGCAACAAGGTGCAGCCCATGCTCATGCGGGCTCCCAACCGCATCTATCTCGCGGGCGACTATCTGGGCTCCTGGTATACGGAAACCGCCATCCAGACTGGTCTGCTGGCCGGTGAGGACATCAACAGCAAGCTCTATACCGACAAGCTGCTGCCCGACAACGGTTTCTCCTACTAA
- a CDS encoding AEC family transporter yields the protein MLEALFAVVPVFLIIGMGVLLRAREVLPESAGPVLGVYVLKLALPLLILHILAGAHPGDLAHGGFWAGVIGSQLIVYALGYWGDRLFCRRGAGPAVISALSCSACNTAFVGLPIVTNLLPGNQEALLIAGLATLTTNIVMIMGQARLDMLAGAAAWSDGSRSRVATLLRVFILGNPILLATLAGVALSLSGLGLWAPLDRTVSLVGYTAAPCMLLALGLDLRQKLALAMHRAEGHAALRQVWLISCKLLLHPLLCWAIMWLLGISGAWLAIGVIMSGTATALIVTVLAEIYGAVPEESALTAVLSNALSMFTLTGFVWLFMRLGMI from the coding sequence ATGCTGGAAGCCCTGTTCGCGGTTGTTCCTGTTTTTTTGATCATCGGCATGGGCGTGCTGCTGCGCGCTCGGGAGGTACTGCCCGAAAGCGCGGGCCCGGTCCTGGGCGTCTATGTGCTCAAGCTGGCCCTGCCGCTGCTGATTTTGCACATCCTGGCCGGTGCGCATCCCGGCGATCTGGCCCACGGCGGCTTCTGGGCCGGGGTCATCGGCTCGCAACTGATCGTCTACGCTCTGGGCTACTGGGGCGACCGCCTCTTCTGCCGTCGGGGCGCGGGCCCGGCCGTGATCTCCGCCCTGAGCTGCAGCGCCTGCAATACGGCCTTTGTGGGCCTGCCCATTGTGACCAATCTGCTGCCCGGAAATCAGGAGGCCCTGCTCATCGCGGGCCTGGCCACCCTGACCACCAACATCGTGATGATCATGGGGCAGGCCCGGCTGGATATGCTGGCCGGGGCGGCGGCCTGGAGCGACGGCTCACGTTCCAGGGTCGCGACCCTGCTGCGGGTCTTTATCCTGGGCAATCCCATCCTGCTCGCCACCCTGGCCGGGGTGGCCCTGTCCTTGTCCGGCCTGGGGCTCTGGGCCCCGCTGGACCGCACGGTCAGTCTGGTGGGCTATACGGCGGCCCCCTGCATGCTGCTGGCCCTGGGGCTGGATCTGCGGCAAAAACTGGCTTTGGCCATGCACCGGGCCGAAGGGCATGCCGCGCTGCGCCAGGTCTGGCTGATTTCCTGCAAGTTGCTGCTGCATCCGCTGCTCTGCTGGGCCATCATGTGGCTGCTGGGCATTTCCGGGGCCTGGCTGGCTATCGGCGTGATCATGAGCGGCACGGCCACGGCCCTGATTGTTACGGTCCTGGCCGAGATCTACGGCGCCGTGCCCGAGGAATCCGCGCTCACGGCCGTGCTCTCCAATGCCCTGAGCATGTTCACGCTGACCGGTTTTGTCTGGCTGTTCATGCGCCTGGGCATGATCTGA
- a CDS encoding MFS transporter, protein MPQNFPERKQKHCYEEAAFCRLHRKVIGGGMLGQFSDGYILGSIGISMSLATGALSLDAWWLGLIGAASLVGLMLGSLFMGPVADHIGRKRIFCTTMAVFTLASVLQFFVTDATELFVLRLILGLALGADYAVGLTIVSEWTPARLRPRALSFLMIMWVGGYVSAYVVGYCLQFIGGDAWRWILLTCAVPSAAAMIVRAGTPESPSWLIGKGRADEAQALVDRFIGPGYCLPPQALAAPSAEWSELFSTRWRKNTIVGGVFFACQVIPYFSLSIFLPQVFKQLGMEDPYTSGIIFNLFLFLGVLLGTWLIDRISRRLFLTGSFYLCAAALLTMTVWQGIPTLWALICISTFSFIISAASVLEFVYPPELFSTELRGSGVGFCVACSRIGGAGGTFLLPIVMENFGTVAALSGCVAALLLGGVVCQLWAPETGKKRAGQAAARA, encoded by the coding sequence ATGCCGCAGAATTTTCCGGAACGAAAACAGAAACATTGCTATGAGGAGGCCGCGTTCTGCCGGTTGCACAGAAAAGTCATCGGCGGCGGCATGTTGGGACAGTTCAGCGACGGTTATATTCTCGGCTCCATCGGCATTTCCATGAGTCTTGCCACCGGAGCCCTGAGTCTGGACGCTTGGTGGCTGGGATTGATCGGCGCGGCTTCCCTAGTCGGGCTCATGCTGGGCAGCCTGTTCATGGGGCCAGTTGCCGACCATATCGGGCGCAAACGCATCTTCTGCACGACCATGGCGGTATTCACGCTCGCCTCGGTGCTGCAGTTCTTCGTGACCGACGCCACGGAGCTCTTTGTGCTGCGCCTGATTCTCGGTCTGGCGCTCGGCGCGGATTATGCCGTGGGCCTGACCATCGTCAGCGAATGGACTCCGGCGCGCCTGCGTCCGCGCGCCCTCAGCTTTCTGATGATCATGTGGGTGGGCGGCTATGTTTCCGCCTATGTTGTGGGATACTGCCTGCAATTCATCGGCGGGGACGCCTGGCGCTGGATTCTGCTCACCTGCGCCGTACCATCGGCGGCGGCCATGATTGTCAGAGCGGGCACGCCGGAATCGCCGTCATGGCTCATAGGCAAGGGACGCGCGGATGAAGCGCAGGCCCTTGTCGATCGCTTCATCGGCCCGGGATACTGCCTGCCCCCGCAGGCCCTGGCCGCCCCGTCCGCCGAGTGGAGCGAGCTTTTCAGCACCCGCTGGCGCAAGAACACCATTGTGGGCGGCGTGTTTTTCGCCTGCCAGGTCATTCCCTACTTTTCCCTGAGCATATTCCTGCCCCAGGTCTTTAAACAGTTGGGCATGGAAGATCCCTACACCTCGGGCATCATCTTCAATCTCTTTCTTTTTCTGGGCGTGCTGCTGGGGACCTGGCTCATCGACAGGATATCGCGCCGCCTTTTCCTGACCGGGAGTTTTTACCTCTGCGCCGCAGCCCTGCTGACCATGACGGTCTGGCAGGGGATTCCTACCCTCTGGGCGCTGATCTGCATTTCCACCTTCAGTTTTATAATCTCGGCCGCCTCGGTGTTGGAATTCGTGTATCCGCCGGAACTGTTCTCCACGGAACTGCGGGGATCGGGCGTGGGCTTCTGCGTGGCCTGCAGCCGCATCGGCGGCGCGGGCGGCACGTTTTTGCTGCCCATCGTCATGGAGAACTTCGGCACGGTGGCGGCGCTTTCCGGTTGTGTGGCCGCGCTGCTGCTGGGCGGCGTGGTCTGCCAACTGTGGGCGCCCGAAACCGGCAAAAAGCGGGCGGGGCAAGCGGCCGCACGCGCATAG
- the htpG gene encoding molecular chaperone HtpG: MAEAGKKTRQFRAEVRKVLHILTNSLYTNREIFLRELISNASDALDKLRFRINRGESPREPDLPLEIRISIDKDAKTLTIADTGLGMTAEELADNLGTIAKSGSEEFLAGLAAESGTRKEKSNGKGDGEAEDATADAANIIGRFGVGFYSVFMVADKVEVTSRPAFEKDAQAHVWISDGLGSYSVALSDAEEPKRGTVVKAHLKDDAVEFLEKFRVESAIRKHSAFVPFPVFVDGERINTQPALWREPKSSVTKEQYDNFYKALTYDAKDPLDVQHISVDAPVQFNALLYIPDSSQDFFGADRDFWGLDLYARRVLIQHRNKELIPEYMAFLKGVVDTEDLPLNISRETLQENVLLRKINQVIVKQTLGHLEKIARDDVEKYNRFWRLHGKIFKLGYHDFPNRERVSALLRFNSSALADAEALTSLDEYMSRAPEGQKTFWYVAAPNREAARLNPHMELFRKKGIEVLYLFEPVDEFVMEGLGKYKEWDFKSAESAADDALTSFADKEAPEKETAAPLSEEDNVSFDKLLARMKEILGDKVKDVRVSHRLADSPAVLVSADGGMSSSMEKLLKVMQKDDSLPVKILEVNRDHPLLRNMLRMFKADGRDKTLAEMTQGLFDTSLLLDGYLKDPQALAARTNELLAEAAAWYTEVRKI, encoded by the coding sequence ATGGCCGAAGCCGGCAAAAAGACCCGTCAATTCCGCGCCGAAGTGCGCAAAGTTCTGCATATTCTCACCAACTCCCTGTATACCAACCGGGAAATTTTTCTGCGCGAGCTTATCTCCAACGCGTCGGACGCCCTGGACAAGCTGCGCTTCCGCATCAACCGGGGCGAAAGCCCGCGCGAACCGGATCTGCCCCTGGAAATCCGGATCAGCATCGACAAGGATGCCAAAACCCTGACCATTGCCGACACCGGCCTGGGCATGACAGCCGAGGAACTGGCCGACAACCTGGGCACCATCGCCAAATCCGGCTCCGAGGAATTTCTGGCCGGTCTGGCCGCCGAGTCCGGGACCCGCAAGGAAAAGAGCAACGGCAAGGGCGACGGCGAAGCCGAAGACGCGACGGCCGACGCGGCCAACATCATCGGCCGTTTCGGCGTGGGCTTTTACTCAGTCTTCATGGTGGCGGACAAGGTGGAAGTGACTTCGCGCCCGGCCTTTGAAAAGGACGCCCAGGCCCATGTCTGGATCAGCGACGGCCTGGGCTCGTACAGCGTCGCCCTCTCCGACGCCGAAGAGCCCAAGCGCGGTACCGTGGTCAAGGCCCACCTCAAGGACGACGCCGTGGAATTTCTGGAAAAATTCCGGGTGGAGTCCGCCATCCGCAAGCATTCGGCCTTTGTGCCCTTCCCGGTGTTTGTGGACGGCGAGCGCATCAACACCCAGCCCGCGCTTTGGCGCGAGCCGAAATCCAGCGTGACCAAGGAGCAGTACGACAATTTTTACAAGGCCCTGACCTATGACGCCAAGGATCCCCTGGACGTGCAGCACATTTCCGTGGACGCGCCGGTGCAGTTCAACGCCCTGTTGTACATTCCGGACTCCAGCCAGGATTTCTTCGGCGCGGACCGCGACTTCTGGGGCTTGGACCTCTATGCCCGGCGCGTGCTCATCCAGCACCGCAACAAGGAGCTGATCCCCGAATACATGGCTTTCCTCAAAGGCGTGGTGGATACCGAGGATCTGCCCCTGAACATTTCGCGCGAAACGTTGCAGGAAAACGTGCTGCTGCGCAAGATCAACCAGGTCATCGTCAAGCAGACCTTGGGCCATCTGGAAAAAATAGCCAGGGACGACGTGGAGAAATACAATCGTTTCTGGCGGCTGCACGGCAAGATCTTCAAGCTGGGCTACCACGACTTCCCCAACCGGGAGCGGGTCAGCGCCCTGCTGCGCTTCAATTCCTCGGCCCTGGCCGATGCCGAGGCCCTGACCAGCCTGGACGAGTACATGTCCCGCGCGCCCGAGGGCCAGAAAACCTTCTGGTACGTGGCCGCGCCCAACCGGGAGGCCGCGCGCCTCAACCCGCACATGGAACTCTTCCGCAAGAAGGGCATTGAAGTGCTCTATCTCTTCGAGCCCGTGGACGAGTTCGTCATGGAAGGCCTGGGCAAGTATAAGGAATGGGACTTCAAATCCGCTGAAAGCGCGGCGGACGACGCCCTGACCTCCTTCGCGGACAAGGAAGCCCCGGAAAAAGAGACCGCAGCGCCCCTCTCCGAGGAGGACAACGTCTCCTTTGACAAACTGCTGGCCCGGATGAAGGAAATTCTGGGCGACAAGGTCAAGGACGTGCGCGTGTCGCACCGTCTGGCCGACAGCCCGGCCGTGCTGGTCTCGGCCGACGGCGGCATGAGCTCGTCCATGGAAAAACTGCTCAAGGTCATGCAGAAGGACGACTCCCTGCCGGTCAAGATTCTGGAGGTCAACCGGGATCATCCCCTGCTGCGCAACATGCTGCGCATGTTCAAGGCCGACGGCCGGGACAAGACTCTGGCGGAAATGACCCAGGGCCTCTTTGACACCAGCCTGCTGCTGGACGGCTACCTCAAGGACCCGCAAGCCCTGGCCGCGCGCACCAACGAGCTGCTGGCCGAGGCGGCGGCCTGGTATACGGAAGTCAGAAAGATCTAG
- a CDS encoding IclR family transcriptional regulator produces MRERPKKYYTIGSIAKACDVLEMLATKQSWDLAELSRALKLPKTTVHRILLTFEDAGFVQQEQRGGRYGLSHKLFSLGSQVLGHSSLLDVARPFCKELLAAFDETVNVCLVSGIDMVIVDKQVTTQTLRPDNIVGASFPIFYSASGKAFLAFSEEPYIEETLRKIRTDTWPPISDQAYAAFLRELEDVRKTGLGYDYEELFPGVRCIAVPVFDRSEKAVAAVSVTAPTTRLTRQTTEKIERALLKTGRDISLRLGSNHPLFRSMAD; encoded by the coding sequence ATGCGGGAACGTCCCAAAAAATATTATACCATCGGATCCATCGCCAAGGCCTGTGATGTTCTTGAAATGTTGGCCACAAAACAATCCTGGGATCTGGCGGAGCTTTCCCGCGCGCTGAAGCTGCCCAAAACCACGGTGCACCGCATCCTGCTTACCTTTGAAGATGCGGGTTTCGTTCAGCAGGAACAGCGCGGCGGGCGGTACGGTCTCTCCCACAAGCTCTTCTCTCTGGGCAGCCAGGTTCTGGGCCATTCCAGTCTGCTGGACGTGGCGCGGCCTTTCTGCAAGGAACTGCTGGCCGCATTCGACGAAACGGTCAACGTCTGCCTGGTGTCCGGCATCGACATGGTCATTGTGGACAAGCAGGTCACGACGCAGACCTTGCGGCCGGACAATATCGTGGGGGCCTCCTTTCCCATTTTTTATTCCGCGTCGGGCAAGGCTTTTCTCGCATTCAGCGAAGAACCGTATATTGAGGAAACCCTGAGGAAAATCAGGACCGATACCTGGCCGCCCATTTCGGACCAAGCCTACGCGGCTTTTTTGCGGGAACTGGAGGATGTGCGCAAAACCGGCCTCGGCTATGACTATGAGGAACTCTTCCCCGGCGTGCGCTGTATCGCCGTACCGGTTTTTGACAGAAGCGAAAAGGCCGTGGCCGCTGTCAGCGTGACCGCGCCCACCACCCGCCTGACCCGGCAGACCACGGAAAAAATCGAACGCGCCCTGCTCAAGACCGGTCGGGATATTTCGCTGCGCCTGGGCTCGAACCATCCTCTGTTCCGGAGCATGGCGGATTAG
- a CDS encoding thioredoxin family protein gives MLLVIMSTPAVVIDGRVMCAGRVPSGQEVREWIAGGADGGR, from the coding sequence ATGCTGCTCGTCATCATGTCCACGCCCGCCGTGGTCATCGACGGCAGGGTCATGTGCGCCGGACGCGTGCCTTCCGGGCAGGAAGTGCGGGAATGGATCGCGGGAGGCGCCGACGGCGGGCGCTGA
- a CDS encoding ArsR/SmtB family transcription factor, with protein MDRHKKYISEQARIFKALGHPSRLLMVDALRDGEKCVCDLQALVGDDMSTVSKHLSVLREAGVVASEKRGTNIYYRLAICCLETFLKCTGELVEKRVLAQMDMLRKQ; from the coding sequence ATGGACAGGCATAAAAAATATATTTCGGAGCAAGCCAGAATCTTCAAGGCGCTCGGACATCCGAGCCGCCTGCTCATGGTGGACGCCCTGCGGGACGGCGAAAAATGCGTCTGCGACCTGCAAGCTCTGGTGGGGGACGATATGTCCACGGTCTCCAAGCATCTTTCCGTGCTCCGGGAAGCGGGCGTGGTGGCCTCCGAGAAAAGAGGCACAAACATCTATTACCGCCTGGCGATCTGCTGCCTGGAAACCTTTTTGAAATGCACCGGCGAACTGGTGGAAAAACGCGTCCTGGCGCAAATGGATATGTTGCGCAAGCAATAA
- a CDS encoding Rid family detoxifying hydrolase: MRQIIASKGAPEAVGNYSQAVRAGNLLFLSGQICVNPHTGMMERASVAAQTARIMENIKAIVEEAGAGMDDVVHCRAFLSDMRHFEEFDAVYRGYFGKPYPARMTVASAGIYDGLDVEMDAVVLLP; the protein is encoded by the coding sequence ATGAGACAGATCATTGCATCCAAGGGGGCGCCGGAAGCCGTCGGAAACTATTCGCAGGCGGTGCGCGCCGGAAATCTGCTCTTTCTCTCCGGGCAGATCTGCGTGAACCCCCATACCGGCATGATGGAGCGCGCAAGCGTGGCCGCGCAGACGGCGCGGATCATGGAGAACATCAAGGCCATTGTGGAAGAGGCCGGGGCCGGTATGGACGATGTGGTCCACTGCCGCGCCTTCCTCTCCGATATGCGCCATTTCGAGGAATTCGACGCGGTGTACCGCGGCTATTTCGGCAAACCCTATCCGGCGCGCATGACCGTGGCCAGCGCCGGGATTTATGACGGCCTGGATGTGGAAATGGATGCCGTGGTCCTGCTGCCCTGA